One segment of Parachlamydia acanthamoebae DNA contains the following:
- the rsgA gene encoding ribosome small subunit-dependent GTPase A: MNSEKKRQKKWVACPIEDEYFGNDRKAHRLERKLASQKDRSKYKKTDREKHEKQLAEQRNAKFSRDELDKGRVISIVPQGILVASGDQEFLCTLRGVLKKERGLAKNLVTVGDFVLFEKTTPEEGLIAHVEPRKTILSRADNLSRRKEQLIAANIDQVLITASVLSPPLKPSLIDRYIIATQKGGMTPIIVVNKIDLLSTSDAEDPILEQEKALFETFLEGYRQAGLKVIPVSTVTGEGIEALKEQMRDKSSVFSGQSGVGKSSLINALIGSDLRIGKIVHRTKKGAHTTTTTHLMPLDFGGWCIDTPGIKSFGVWDLDQNELESYFSEIYRVGRTCKFPNCSHLHEEDCAVIQAVEEGKISLLRFESYHDLLHSITQKHLRR, translated from the coding sequence ATGAATTCAGAGAAAAAACGTCAAAAAAAATGGGTTGCTTGCCCAATCGAAGATGAATATTTTGGTAATGATCGCAAAGCACACCGTCTAGAAAGAAAACTCGCCTCTCAAAAAGATCGCTCCAAGTATAAAAAAACAGATCGGGAAAAGCATGAAAAACAATTAGCTGAACAGCGTAATGCAAAATTTTCCAGAGATGAATTAGACAAAGGTCGCGTCATCTCCATTGTTCCACAGGGAATCCTCGTCGCTAGTGGCGACCAAGAATTTCTGTGTACCTTACGTGGAGTTTTGAAAAAAGAACGAGGATTAGCAAAAAATTTAGTCACGGTTGGCGATTTTGTTCTTTTTGAAAAAACTACTCCGGAAGAGGGTTTAATTGCACATGTTGAACCTCGCAAGACAATCTTATCAAGAGCAGACAACCTTTCCAGGCGCAAAGAACAGCTTATCGCCGCCAATATTGACCAAGTATTAATTACAGCTTCCGTTTTGAGCCCCCCGCTAAAACCTTCATTAATAGATCGTTATATTATTGCCACACAAAAAGGGGGAATGACGCCCATTATTGTGGTAAATAAAATAGATCTGCTCTCCACATCAGATGCTGAAGATCCCATACTCGAGCAAGAAAAAGCTCTTTTTGAGACATTTTTAGAAGGATACCGTCAAGCAGGCTTAAAGGTTATCCCTGTAAGCACGGTTACAGGAGAAGGTATTGAGGCATTAAAAGAACAAATGCGCGACAAATCTTCCGTTTTTTCTGGTCAATCAGGCGTAGGAAAATCCTCTTTGATTAATGCTCTGATCGGATCTGATTTGCGTATCGGGAAAATCGTGCACCGCACTAAAAAAGGGGCTCACACGACAACAACAACACATCTTATGCCACTCGATTTTGGGGGATGGTGCATCGATACACCTGGAATAAAAAGCTTTGGAGTCTGGGACCTGGACCAAAATGAATTAGAAAGCTACTTCTCTGAAATTTATCGGGTTGGACGCACATGCAAATTTCCGAACTGCTCCCATTTACATGAAGAAGATTGCG
- a CDS encoding glycoside hydrolase family 3 protein → MRKYIFWILLLFSYPPLHCQSNLPRLDELSIEEKVGQLLMVHFYGTEANGDAKKLIQDFHIGGIIYYEWANGLTDAQQVQILSRGLQSLARERAHPIPLFLAIDQEGGVVNRLKNGFTQFPGNYALGQIKKAGDAEACAYATGLELKSVGINVNLAPVVDVNCNEKNPIIGIRAFGSSLKDVASLGKEMMEGFRKSSILSVLKHFPGHGDVEVDSHQALPCLNKTRGELDQVELYPFHQLLPLSEAVMTSHLFVPALDAKTCITFSCDAVTQVLRKEMGFEGVILTDSLAMQGCLGQSQGVVDAAIQSFKAGHDVLLLGGKQLLGEGGGFEITIDEIAKIHQTLVFLVQTGEISEQRLDASVRRILAAKKNYACQDLALSFDPSIHQQLAQKVADTATEVKYCQLQEKVSLKTQRILLVSPSICQEAIEKSDLMHLAPLTTRYFYDSLSPEKEAFDAGVALAARSDLCVFCTYNAWRYPQQVTFVEALIKEGLPVIVVAGRDPWDQTLFSKASIVICTYSPVCCSFNSAAHLIRQEYQCATTNP, encoded by the coding sequence ATGAGAAAATATATTTTTTGGATACTTTTACTATTTAGCTATCCACCCCTTCATTGTCAAAGTAATCTCCCAAGATTAGATGAGCTCTCCATAGAGGAGAAAGTCGGCCAGCTTTTGATGGTGCATTTTTACGGGACAGAGGCTAATGGGGATGCAAAAAAACTCATTCAGGATTTTCATATTGGAGGAATCATTTATTATGAGTGGGCTAATGGATTAACGGATGCCCAGCAAGTGCAAATTTTAAGCCGAGGGCTGCAGTCTTTGGCGCGGGAACGGGCTCATCCGATTCCTTTATTCCTTGCGATTGATCAGGAAGGGGGCGTGGTTAATCGATTGAAAAACGGTTTTACGCAATTCCCAGGAAATTATGCTTTAGGTCAAATAAAAAAAGCAGGGGATGCCGAAGCTTGTGCTTATGCCACAGGATTGGAATTAAAGAGTGTGGGGATTAATGTAAATTTGGCTCCCGTTGTTGATGTGAATTGTAATGAGAAAAATCCGATTATAGGTATTCGGGCTTTTGGATCATCACTCAAAGATGTGGCTTCTCTCGGAAAGGAAATGATGGAAGGATTTCGAAAATCCTCTATTTTGTCCGTATTAAAACATTTTCCTGGTCATGGTGATGTTGAAGTTGATTCGCATCAAGCTTTACCTTGCCTGAACAAAACAAGAGGTGAATTAGATCAGGTCGAACTATATCCTTTTCATCAACTTCTCCCTCTTTCGGAGGCCGTGATGACATCTCATTTGTTTGTGCCCGCGCTTGATGCAAAAACATGTATCACTTTTTCATGCGATGCTGTGACGCAAGTCCTTCGAAAAGAGATGGGTTTCGAAGGGGTGATTTTGACAGATTCTTTGGCTATGCAAGGATGTTTAGGGCAATCTCAAGGTGTCGTCGATGCTGCCATTCAAAGCTTTAAAGCGGGTCATGATGTGCTTTTATTGGGTGGAAAGCAGCTGTTGGGAGAAGGAGGGGGATTTGAAATCACGATCGATGAGATTGCAAAAATCCATCAGACCCTTGTGTTTTTAGTCCAAACGGGAGAAATTTCTGAGCAGAGACTCGACGCATCTGTTCGGAGAATTCTAGCAGCCAAAAAAAATTATGCATGCCAAGATCTTGCTCTATCATTTGATCCATCTATTCATCAACAATTGGCACAAAAAGTAGCGGATACTGCCACAGAAGTTAAGTATTGTCAGCTTCAAGAAAAAGTTAGTTTAAAGACTCAGCGCATCCTTCTTGTGTCACCTTCTATTTGTCAGGAGGCAATAGAAAAAAGTGACTTAATGCACTTAGCTCCTTTGACAACCCGGTATTTTTATGATTCATTAAGTCCTGAAAAGGAAGCGTTTGATGCGGGGGTAGCCTTAGCTGCGCGGTCCGACTTATGCGTATTCTGTACTTACAATGCATGGCGATATCCGCAACAAGTCACGTTTGTTGAGGCATTGATAAAAGAGGGGCTTCCTGTTATTGTGGTTGCAGGGCGAGATCCTTGGGATCAAACTTTATTTTCAAAAGCATCGATTGTCATTTGCACTTACAGCCCTGTTTGCTGCTCTTTTAATTCTGCTGCACATTTAATTCGCCAGGAGTATCAATGCGCGACTACAAACCCTTAA